The region CCATCGGCGAAGTGAATCACCCGATCAGCCATGCCTGCCTGGCTGGCGGCGTGGGTGACGATCAGGACCGTGGCGCCCAGCTTCTCGTTGACGTTTTTCAGCACATTGAGCACTGCGCGCCCGGTCTTGCTGTCAAGTGCGCCGGTGGGTTCGTCGCAAAACAGCACCGTAGGATTCTTGGCGACGGCGCGCGCGATGGCCACGCGCTGTTGTTCGCCGCCCGAGAGCTGCGCGGGGAAATGATCAACCCGCTCGCGCAGGCCGACCATTGCGAGGGCTTCGTCGGGATCCATCGGATCGCGGGCGATCTCGGTAACAAGCTCGACGTTTTCGCGCGCGGTGAGGCTGGGCATCAGGTTGTAGAATTGAAACACGAAGCCAACGTGATCGCGCCGGTAGCGGGTCAGTTGTTTGTCGGTCATTCCGCTGAGGTTCTGGTCCTGAAAGTAGGCCTCTCCCTCGGAGGCGCGGTCGAGTCCGCCAATAATGTTCAGCAAGGTGGATTTGCCGCTGCCGGAAGGGCCGAGCAACACCACGATCTCGCCCTCGGGAATATCCAGATCGACACCTCTCAGGGCATGAACGGCCGAGCGACCTTCACCATAGACCTTGGTCAGTCCCTTGGTTGAAAATGTGGTCTTGCTCATGCCATGCTCGCATATATGCCGTTCAAGTATTGCTGAACGTACTGGACGGGTGCGGGGTTGAAAACTGTCTTGTCAACACCGTACCACGTAGGAGACGTTGGGTGAACAAGGTCAAAAGGACAGCCGCCGCAGAGTCGGCACGAGCGGACTTCATCGAGAAGATTGGCGTGATTGCGCAATCCGAGGGGGTGCCACGTATAGCGGGCCGGGTTCTGGCCATGTTGCTTTATGATGGAGAGCGGGTCTCCTTCGGGCAGCTTGCAGATGCCTTGCAGGTCAGCCGGGGTAGCGTCAGTTCAAGCGTGCGATTGCTTGAAAGCCAGCAGTTGATCAAGCGCGTGGCCAAGCCGGGCGACCGGCAGGATTATTTCCAGATGGTTGAAAGTGCGTTCGCCAACATGGTTGAGGCGTCAGTGACGCGTGTTCGTCGTGCAGCTGCTGAAATCGAAGAGTCCCTGAAAGATATTCCTGCGTCGGAGAAAGGCGCGCGCGCGCGCGTTGCCGAGTATGCTGCCTATTACCGCGCGATGGGTGACGGATTGGAAGCGACAGCAAGAGCGCTGCGCAAACAGAGCTGACTTGCGGACTGAGCATTGGCCCATGTGTGGACTAGGTGGATCGCAGCCTGCACTCTGGCGTGGATCGCTCTCGGCTGGTCTGTCGCCAGTCGCGCTCAGTCAGACATGATGGAGAGCGGGTCGCATCTCATTGCATGTTCCGATCAGCGGCTAGACCTTGCGGTGGGTGCGGTGGACAAGGCCGTGGCGGTGATGTCTGGTCCGGCGGTGGGGGATATTGGCCAAAAAGCGGTGCAACATTTTGGGTCTGGTGCAACAACGTATTGCAGCACCGGCTATAAAGAGGGCAAACAGCGCCGAAATCGAGGAAAACGGAAAATATGTCTGAGCACGCGGAGCGAACAAAACAAGTGAACACGCGCATCCGGCGGGCAGCGCGGCTTTCCGTGGCACCCATGATGGATTGGACGGATAGGCATTGCCGCTTTCTGCATCGGTTGTTGAGCCGCGAGGTATTGCTCTATTCGGAAATGGTGACGGCTGCGGCTCTGGTAAGGGGCGGTGCGGTGCATCTGTTGGGGTTTTCGCAAGAAGAACAACCTTTGGCACTGCAATTGGGCGGATCGGACCCCGGTGAGTTGGCACAAGCCGCACGAATGGCGGAGCGGGCGGGGTATGGCGAGATCAACCTCAATGTGGGCTGCCCCAGTGACCGGGTGCAATCGGGGACCTTTGGTGCAGTGTTGATGCGCGATCCCGATCTGGTGGCGCGCTGTTGTGACGCGATGCGCGACGCAGTTGATGTTGAGATCACCGTGAAATGCCGCATCGGCGTGGACGACCAAGTCCCGTCCACGGTGTTGCCTGATTTCATCGAAAGGGTTGCGGCGGTGGGTGTGAACCGCTTTGCAATCCATGCGCGCAAGGCGTGGCTTGAGGGGCTAAGCCCCAAGGAAAACCGCGATGTTCCGCCGCTGGACTATGACCTGGTGCTGGCGATAAAGGCGCGCTTTCCAGAGCTGCACCTGTCGGTCAATGGCGGGATAGAGACGCTGGACCAAGCCAAGGTGTTTCTGGACAAGGGAATGGACGGGGTAATGATTGGCAGGGCGGCATATCATCAACCTGCGGATATACTTGCCCGGGCAGATGCCGAGATATTCGGGATCAAGACGCCCCCGGCCGATCCGGTCGAGGTGGCGCGTAAGATGCTGCCTTATATCGAGGCACATTTGGCGCAGGGGGGGAAGCTGGCGCAGGTGACGCGGCACATGCTCGGGCTTTTCTCAGGGCGACCGGGCGCGCGGGCATGGCGTCGGGTATTGTCGGAAGGGGCGCATCGAAATGGGGCCGGGCCAGAATTGGTGGAAGCCGCGTTGGAGCAGATCACCGGCATGCGTGGCGCCGCATGAGCTTGCAATGGCTTGCCTTTGCCCGCAAGGAATGCTGAGTGGGTGGGCAAGACCAAGGGGAATTGAACATGTCGGAGATCTCGTTACTCGTCGCCATGGCGGGGTTGCTGGTGGTGATCGGAGGGATTGCCGGGGTTCTCGCGGGGCTTTTGGGGGTTGGTGGCGGGATCGTATTGGTGCCAGCGTTTTTTTATGCGTTTCAAACGCTTGGATATGACGGCCCCCAACTGATGCAGATCTGTCTGGCGACATCTCTGGCAACGATCATTGTCACTTCGGTGCGATCCGTCTTGAGCCACAACAAGAAGGGCGCGGTGGAATGGTCGATCCTGCGCGGCTGGGCTCCGGGAATTGTGGTGGGCGCGATATTGGGCATGCTGGTAGCGTCAAGCCTTCGGTCATCGACGTTGCAGGCCATCTTCGGCGTGCTGGGCTTGATCGTCGCGTTCTATCTGGCTTTTGGGCGACAATATTGGCGGCTGGGCGAAGAAATGCCCAAGGGGGTGGCGCGGGCGGCTATGTCTCCGGCGCTTGGCTTTATGTCGGTGCTAATGGGAATCGGGGGAGGGAGTTTTGGTGTTCCCGTCATGAGCCTGTACGGCACACCGATTCATCGGGCGGTGGCAACGGCGGCGGGGTTTGGCGTGATTATTGCGGTGCCCTCGGTGATCGGGTTTCTGTTTCTGCGGGTCGATCCGGCTGTGCGCCCACCGCTGACCATAGGCGCAGTGAACCTTGTCGCGTTTGCCATTGTTGTCACCATGACGATGATCACGGCGCCTGTGGGCGTCAAGCTGGCCCATGCGATGGACCCGAAACCTCTGAAGCGGATCTTTGCGGTGTTCCTGACGCTGGTGGCGTTGAACATGTTGCGCAAGACGCTCTGGGGGTAGAAAATCTTTGTTGAAGTGCCCCTTTTTGCGGCGTGCGTCTCCAAACACCACGTGGCGATAAGGGGCTTGGCACGCAACCGGCTGATGCGGTGCGGTCTGAAGAGGCGAAAGATGAGTATTTTGGGAAAAATGAAGAGCAGGCCCTTCGTCAGAACATCGCGCGTCGATCAGCTTTGCTTGAGACGGGCGGCACGGCCACCGCGGCGTTGCTGCAGACGCGTGCCGCGTGACGGCAGGTCGGCCATGATTGTGCGGCGCGCTTCGGGGCTAAGGCGTGACCAACAGGTTATTTCCTCGCCGGTCCGGTGACAGCCGATGCAAATACGTGCTTCGGGGTGGATGACGCAGATATTGACGCAGGGACTTTCGATTTCGTTACGGCTCCAGATGTCATCATTCATTTTTCATGTGTCCCAGTCGGTCCAGCAGCCCTTGCAGGATATATGAGGCGGCGACATGATCGATCACCTCGGCGCGACGCTTTCGTGACGTATCCGCCTCTAGGAGCGCGCGTTCGGCGGCGACAGTGGAGAGGCGTTCGTCCCAGAAGCTGATCGGCAGATCGGTGAGACGTGTGAGGTTGCGCGCAAATGCCCGGGTGGATTGGCAGCGCGGACCTTCGGAACCGTCCATATTGCGCGGCAGACCAAGCACGAGCCCGGTGAGGGTGCGATCCGTCACGATCTCGATCAGACGGGCGGCATCGAGCGAGAATTTGCGGCGGCGGATGGTTTCGAGAGGGGTCGCAACGGAGCGCAGCCCATCGGACACCGCGATGCCGATGGTCTTTTCCCCAAGATCGAGACCGGCCAGTGCGCCGATGGCGGGCAGGGAGGTGGCGAACTCGACAGAATCCTCGAAGATCATTCGCTCAGGCCAGCCGCCACAGCGGCGGCGCGAAGCGTGGCCATCGCGGCGGCGTCATCGCCGAGTGCCTGTTCTGCCTGAGCCAAGGCAGCCTGAGCAGCATCGCGGTTGCCAAGAGTGGATTGCGATGAAATCAGGCGCGCCCATTCTTCGGCTGTGCCACCTTCGCTGTTCAACCGTTCGGCCAGACCGTCGACCATGCCCTGGATCATTTCCTGGCGCTCTTCGGGCGACATATCGTCGGCGGCGGCCAAGTCGTCGGCGGAGGGGCCAGCGGGTGTGCCGACCGCTTCGGGTAGGCTGTAGCGCACGCCAGCGCGCCAGGCGAGTTCTTCGATCTGGGCACGGATGGCGGGCACCCAGGGCGCGTCAGGTGTGCTGTCTGACAGCAGCTGTTCCATCAGGCGAAAGGCAATGTCGGGGCGATCATTTTGAGCGTGCATGAGGGCAGTGAAATAGCGCGCGGGGGGAAAGCGAGGATCGCGTGTCAGTGTCTGTCTCAGAGCGTCTTCTGCCTCGGGTGAGACGTAGCCATCGGTGGCGCGGATCATCATTTCAGCCAGGGTTGCATAATCTGCGGCGGTGGCCGAGTCGCCCTTAATGCGGATTACCGCGGATTGCGCAGCATAGGAGGCCTTGTAGTTTCCAATCGACGCTTCGTTGCGCGCCAGAAGTTGTTGGCCCTGAAGATCATCGGGGCGGTCGGCCACGGTCTTGCGGAGTTTTTCCATCAAGTCGGCAAATCTCGGCTCCGGTGCTGTCGAGGGCTGTGTTGGGAACTGCGTTTCGGCTTCAGCCTGGGATGGGCGCTCGGCGCGCATCTGATCGGACGCTTCGATACGTGCCGTTAGGGGCGTGTCACGCGCACCGGGATTGCCCAAGAGCGGGTAGAGGAGTGCAGTGCCCCCCACAAGCCCCAGGACCACGATCGCCGATAGGGTTATGGTGGCGGTGCGGGGTTGAGAGGTGCCGACCATCGCCTTTTTCAACTGGGTATCTGCGGCCAGAATGCGGCGACCCACTTCGGCACGGATGCGCTCGGCGTCGTCCTGGGCGATGATGCCACGGGCGAGATCGCGCTCGACTTCGCTGAGTTGGTCGCGATAGACGCGCAGGTCGTATTCTGCCGGGTGCGCTTCGGCGGTCTTGGTGCGCAGGAGCGTCAGAACAAGAATGGTGGCCACAGCAATGGCCAGGGCAGCGGCAGTAATCCAGAAAACCATCGAACATCCCACTTTGTCGTCGAGTTCAGGGTCATGTAATGGCCCGCGGTCATGCATGGAAGGGCAAATGGTGAGGAACTGCACAGATGTCGCAATCGTATTGCATTATGACGGATGGAGGCGGGGTGAATTCCGGCACAGGAGGCAGTAATCTGATCAAGGGAATCCACCCATGGAATCGGGGGTCCGATGAGACGGTATTCAGCTTTTGCCGTGGCGCGAGAAGCGGCACGTTTTCACAGCGGATGGGAGCGCGCCTGGCGCTCGCCCACACCGAAGAAAAAATATGATGTCATCATCGTGGGCGCAGGCGGTCACGGGCTGGCCACGGCGTTTTATCTGGGCAAGAATTTCGGCATCACCAATGTGGCGATCATCGAAAAGGGATGGCTGGGGGGCGGCAATACCGGGCGCAATACTACAATCATTCGGTCGAATTATCTTCAAGACCCCTCGGCCGCGATCTATGAGAAAGCGCGCTCGCTCTATGAGACGATGTCGCAGGATCTGAACTATAACGTGATGTTCAGCCCGCGTGGGGTGCTGATGCTGGCTCAGACCGAACATGAGGTGCGCGGCTACAAGCGCACAGCGCATGCCAATATGCTGCAAGGGGTCGTGACCGAGTTTGTCGGGCCTGAGCGGGTGAAGGAGATCGTGCCGATCATTTCGATTGATGGGCCGCGCTATCCGGTTCTGGGCGCGCTCTGGCAGGCGCGTGGTGGTACCGGGCGGCATGACGCCGTGGCCTGGGGCTATGCGCGGGCATGTTCGGACATGGGCATGGATATTATTCAGCAATGCGAAGTCACCGGCGTGCGCCGTGAGGGTCACAAGGTGGTTGGCGTTGATACCACCAAGGGCGCGATTGATTGCGACAAGCTGGCCATGGTTGTGGCGGGTCACGCCGGGGTTCTGGCCGAGAAGGCAGGGTTTCGCCTGCCGCTTGAATCCGTGGCGTTGCAGGCTCTGGTGAGTGAGCCGATCAAGCCCTGCATGGACGTGGTGGTAATGGCCAACACGGTGCATGGCTATATGAGCCAGTCGGACAAGGGTGAGATGGTGATCGGTGGCGGCACGGATGGCTATAACAACTATACCCAGCGAGGCAGTTTTCATCATGTCGAGGAAACGGTGCGCGCGTTGGTTGAGACTTTCCCGATGATCAGCCGTCTCAAGATGCTGCGCCAATGGGGTGGGATTGTTGATGTAACTGGGGACCGCTCACCGATCCTGTCGAAAGCGCCGGTGGATGGCGTATTCATCAACTGTGGATGGGGCACGGGCGGGTTCAAGGCGATTCCCGGCTCGGGCTGGGGCTTTGCTGAGCTGATTGCCAAGGGGCAGTCACCGCTCTGCGACGCATTTGGGTTGAACCGGTTCCACGAGGGACGGTTTATCGATGAAAGCGTTGCGGCGGGAGTGGCGCATTGAACGCGGTGTTGGGTGATGTGGCCAAGATGGATCGCTTCAGGAATACGCCTATGAAAGTTGAAGAAACTCATTATTCGGCAGGGCTTGGCCGATTGCAGGTGCAGAAAAGCGCGGGTTTCAGCGTGGATCGACCGGGGATTTCCGCTCATATTGGACGGACGGGGCGGGGTGGCGCAGCATGGGTGTGTTCTCGAAAGGAGGATACACCATGTCAAACTTCGACTATGAAACCAACGCCCGGAAACCCGAAATGGGCGGCACGTCAGGCGGCCTCGGGCTATTGCTTTTGCTGCTTGTCGTTATCGGGCTTCTGGCGCTGTTCAGCTTCTTTGGGGGCGGCGGCGCGCCGGATGTCTCGGGGCAAACAGGTGCGCCGGTCGCACCCGCAACGGCGGTCGACTAACCCCGGATCAATCCACAATCACATGCTTTCAGGCGGGTGCCATTTGGCGCCTGCCCATTTTTTGTGCCTGAATACCCGCGAGGGTGTTCATGGGAAGTCCAATCAGAGGAGCATCTTGTCATGCTGATCCTTGACTGCCCCTGCTGTGGGGTGACAGCGGAAGAAACCGAATTTCATGCGGGTGGCGAAGCGCATATCAAGCGGTTTGGGCCGGGATCTTCGGATGAGGATTTCCATGATTACCTGTTTGCCAAGGAAAACCCCAAGGGTGTGCATTTCGAGCGTTGGCGGCACGTGAATGGCTGTGGCAAGTGGTTCCATCTTGCGCGCTGCACCGCGACGCTGGAGGTGTTTGGGGCTTATAGCGCGCAGACCTTCGAGCCGCCTAAAGAGTTACGCGACAAGATTTCGGCCAAACGTCCGGGATGGTCATGGAGGGAGTTCGCATGAGCACACGCCTTGCCACGGGTGGGCGGCTGATTGACCGCTCGAAACAGGTTTCTTTCCGTTTTAACGGCAAGCAGATGGTCGGGTATGAGGGTGATACCCTGGCGGCGGCTTTGCTCGCCAATGACCAGATGATGATGGGCCGGTCGTTCAAATACCACCGCCCGCGTGGCGTGGTGGCGAGCGGGGCCGAAGAGCCCAATGCGCTGGTCAATCTGGGTGAGGGCGGTCGATTTGAGCCGAACCAGCGCGCAACGACCACCGAGATATTCGATGGGCTGACCGCCACGAGCCAGAACCATTGGCCGAGCCTGGAGTTTGATGTGGGCGCAATCAACAACGCGGTCGCGCGCTTCCTTCCTGCGGGGTTTTACTACAAGACCTTCATGTTTCCGCGGTTTGCCTGGAAACATCTTTACGAGCCGATCGTGCGGCATTCGGCGGGGCTGGGCCGGGTGCCCAAAGAGCGCGATGTCGATACCTATGAGCATTACTACGCATTCTTTGACGTGGTGGTGATCGGCGGTGGTGTGGCCGGGTTGCAGGCCGCGAAGTTGGCCGGGCGGGCCGGGGCCAAAGTGCTGTTGATGGAGCAGACTGCGCATTGGGGCGGGCGCGCGCCGGTGGATGGCGGCAAGGTTGACCATGCGCCTGTGGAGAAGTTTGTGGAGGGAATTGTTTCAGAGCTGAAAACAATGCCCAACGTGACGCTGCGCAACCGGATGATGGGGGCAGGAGTTTATGACCATGGCTATGTGCTGGGTTATGAGCGGTTGCGCGATCATTGCCCCGAGGAGGCCGGGCCGAGGCATCGGCTTTGGCGGATCAGGGCGGGGCGGATCATCACCGCCACCGGCGCCATCGAGCGCCCGCTGAGCTTTGCCGGGAATGATATTCCTGGCGTGATGCTGGCCGGTGCATTGCGCGATTATATTGTCGATTACGGTATTAGCCCGGGCGACCGTGTGGTGGTTGTTACCAACAATGACGACGCCTATCGCACTGCGATTGCCGTTAAAAATGCCGGTTTGGCTGTGCCGGTCGTGATTGATGCCCGCAACAATGGTGGCGGGGCGTTGGCCGATATGGCGCGCGACTTGGGTGTTCGCGTCGAATGCGGCAAGGCAATTTCCAAGGTGCTGGGCAACAAGCGCGTGACCGGTGTGGCAATCTGTTCGCAGGCCGGCGAAGGCGCGGTGGAAGAGGAAATTGCCTGTGACGTGGTGGCGATGTCGGGCGGATGGTCGCCAGTGGTGCATCTGTGGTCACATTGCGGTGGCAAGCTGAGGTGGGACGAGCAACAGGCGAATTTCCGCCCGGATGGGGATAAGCCGCCGCTGGGAGCGGATGGCGCCGGGTTCGTTCTGGCCGCAGGGGCTGCCAATGGCGAGATGTCGCTGGGGGCGATCCTTGCCGATGCAAGCCAGGCGGGGGAACGGGCCGCGGCGCAGACAGGGCATAAGTCGAAGCGCGCTGCTACACCTCAGGCGGAGAGAAGTGACGAGGCTCCCATGGAACCTGTCTGGTTGATGCCACATGGGGCAGGACCCAAGCTGCGCGCCAAGGCCTGGCTGGATTATCAGAACGATGTGAAGGTCAGTGATGTGCAACTGGCAGCGCGCGAAGGGTATGAGAGCGTCGAACACACCAAGCGGTATACGACGCTGGGCATGGCGACGGATCAAGGGAAGCTGAGTAATGTCAATGGATTGGCCACGTTGGCCGGGGCATTGAATGCGCCGATCCCAGCGGTCGGCACCACCACTTTCCGCCCTCCCTATACGCCGATCTCGTTTGGCGCGATTGCCGGCGAGGCGCGCGCCGAAACCTTCCAGCCGCTCAGACGCACGCCGATGCATGACTGGCATGTGGAGGCCGGGGCGCATTGGGAGCCGGTGGGCCAATGGCGACGGCCTTATTGCTATCCCAAAACCGGGGAAAGCCATGGCGACGCAGTGAGCCGGGAAATCAATCAGACCCGGTCGAGTCTCGGGCTGCTTGATGCTTCGACGCTGGGTAAGCTGATCGTAAAGGGGCCGGATGCGGGCAAGTTTCTCGACATGCTCTACACCAATATGATGAGCACGTTGAAACCGGGCAAATGCCGCTATGGGCTGATGTGCAGTGAAAACGGCTTTCTGATGGATGACGGCGTGGTGGCGCGGCTGGATGAGGATACCTTCCTGTGCCACACCACAACGGGGGGCGCTGAACGTATTCACGGCCATATGGAAGAATGGTTGCAAACCGAGTGGTGGGATTGGCAAGTCTATGTCGCCAACGTGACCGAGCAATGGGCGCAGATCGCGGTGGTCGGTCCAAATGCCCGGAAAGTCTTGGAAAAGCTGAGCGAGGATGATTTGAGCGCCGAGGCGTTGCCTTTCATGACCTGGAAGGATGTGACGCTAAGCCGCGTCAAGGCGAGAGCATTCAGGATTTCGTTCTCTGGTGAGTTGAGCTACGAAATTGCCGTGCCCGCCAGCCATGGTCGCGCCATTTGGGACAAGTTGCTGGCGGCCGGTAATGAGTTTGGCGTGACACCTTATGGAACGGAGGCCCTGCATGTGATGCGGGCTGAGAAGGGTTTTATAATGATCGGGGATGAAACCGATGGCACTGTGATCCCACAGGATCTCGGGCTGCACTGGGCGCTGTCGAAGAAAAAAGACGACTATCTCGGGAAACGCGCACAAACACGCAGTCACATGGCCGACCCTGACCGTTGGAAGCTTGTCGGACTTGAAACGTTGGATGGTGCGGTTCTGCCTGATGGGGCCTATGCGGTGGGGGCAGGTGAAAACCTCAACGGTCAGCGCAATGTGCAGGGTCGCGTTACCTCGACCTATTACAGTCCAACGTTGGACAAGGGCATCGCAATGGGGCTGGTGTTGCATGGGCCTGATCGCATGGGTGAGGTTCTGAGTTTCCCTGGCACCGACGGGACGACCTATGAGGCGCGGATTGTTGATCCGGTGTTTTATGACAAGGAAGGGGAGAAGCAGAATGTCTGAGGTTGTCAGTGCGCTGCCCGGGGCCCGGTTTGACGGGATTGCCCTTGTTGAGGAGGCTGGGCCGGTGGGGATGATCACCATTCGCGGCAGGTTAAGCGATAAGGGTTTCGCGAAGGTCTTGAAAAAACAGTGTGGTCTAGCCGTGCCGGGGCAACGCAAAGTGGTGCAGGGTGGCGGCAAGACGTTGATCTGGATGTCACCGGACGAGCTTTTGTTGGTTCTGCCGTATGACGCGGCAGATACGGAGATTGCAGCGCTAAACGAGGCGCTGAGCGGGACGCATACATTGGCGGTCAACGTATCGGATGCGCGCGCAGTTTTTGACGTAAGCGGCGCGCAGGCGCGTGATGTGCTGGCCAAGCTGTTTCCCGTGGATCTCTCGACGGACGCGTTTGGGATGGGCATGATCCGACGCTCGCGCATGGCGCAGGTTCCGGCGGCTTTGTGGATGGAAGGTGCAGACCGGTTCCGCGTTGTCTGTTTCCGTTCCGTCGCGCAATACGCCTTTGATGTTCTGAGCGTAGCCGCCGCGCCGGGCAGCGAGGTGGGCTTGCACGCTTGAGTGTAACCTGTCGGTGCATGGATACTCGGTGGGCCGTCCAGTAAAGGACAGGCCTTGGGATAGATTGCTGTCAGCGGTAAACCTTGAGTGTTTTACCCGGAAATCTGCGCGGCCCTCTTGACCTTTCACCGGGTTGTCCCCCACATGAGGTTAATAGATTAACATGAACAAGAAGGGGCTGACCCATGGCTTTCGAACTTCCTGATCTTCCTTACGCGCATGACGCACTGGCCGCAGATGGCATGAGCGCCGAGACGATGGAGTATCACCACGACCTGCACCACAAGGCCTATGTCGACAACGGCAACAAGCTGATTGAAGGCACGGAATGGGCGGGCAAGAGCCTCGAAGAAATCATCACCGGCACTTATGACAAGGGTGCGGTGGCGCAAAGCGGGATTTTCAACAACATCAGCCAGCTTTGGAACCACAACCAGTTCTGGGAGATGATGGGACCGGGCGCGAGCAAGATGCCGGGTGAGTTGGACAAGGCAATTACCGAGAGCTTCGGTTCTGTCGATGAATTCAAATCGCAATTTGCTGCTGCGGGTGCCGGGCAGTTCGGTTCTGGCTGGTGCTGGTTGGTGAAAGACACGGATGGCAGCCTGAAGGTGACCAAGACAGAGAATGGCGTTAACCCGCTCTGCTTTGGGCAAACCGCGCTTCTGGGTTGTGACGTGTGGGAGCATTCCTATTACATCGACTTCCGCAACAAGCGTCCGGCTTATCTGGATAACTTCCTCAACAAGCTGGTGAACTGGGAAAACGTGGCTTCGCGCCTCTGAGCCTTTCCGCAAACCAAAAAAGAGTTTCTGCGCCCTCCGATACTCATCGGGGGGCGTTTTCTTTTGACGCACTTGGAACATCACCGGCGGGCGCTGCGTTTGTTCGTTAAGCTGCTTTGAAAGGAGAGATATCATGGCAGAACGAAAACGTTCCAAGGACAAGAGCCGCGATAGCGAGAAGATTCTGGGCGATCAAACAGCGATCAGCCAGCAAGGCAGGTCGGGTGGCGACTTGGCGCGCAAAGTTGCGACGCGAGACGAGGAAAAACGATCGAATGAGCGTCCGGCAGGCGTAACGCGTGTCACGAAGCAAGATGAGATTGATACAGGCACAGATCGGAAAGGCGAATGAATGGCTATTTTGACAAAAGGCACTTGGGTGTTGATCGCCAACAGCGAAAAGGCGCTTTTCTTGCGCAATGACCTTGATGCGCAAGATCCCGATTTGAACGTTGTTCGCAAAGACGAACAGGATAATCCATCTGACAGGGAGCAATCCGCCAACCGGCCCGGGCGCAAGCCTGATACCGGGGTCAATCAGTTCTCGGCGATGGATGACACCGATTGGCACGAGTTGGCCAAGGAACGTTTTGCAAACGATCTTGCCGCCCGGCTCTATGAGTTTGCGCATAAGGGCGCGTTTGATCGCATTGTGTTGGTAGCAGGACCCAACGTGCTTGGCGCGTTGCGCAAGGAATTGCACAAAGAGGTGCAGGATCGGGTGGTTGCGGAGCTCGACAAGGATCTGACGAACCACCCGCTCGACAAGGTTGAGGAAATGCTCAAGGAAGAGCTGGATCCGGCGCTTTGAAGTCTGGGGCCACAGCTGTCAGGTTAAGGTTTCGTGCAATTTTTCTATCAGGCTTTCCACGCTAGGCGCGACGTGAATGAAACTCTTTAGGGAGCTTTCTGCGAAACCTTCATCGATGACATGATCCAGCAGCTTGATGAGGGGCTCCCAGTAATCTTCTGTGTTCAATAGGAAAATGGGTTTGGCGTGCAATCCGAGTTGTCGCCAAGTGAGCGCTTCGAAGAATTCATCAAGCGAGCCGGCACCACCAGGCAGCATGACGATGGCGTCGGAATTCATGAACATCACCTTCTTGCGCTCGTGCATGTTCTCGGTGATGACAAATTGCGTCAGGTCGCGCTTGCCGACCTCAAGCTGCATCAGATGCACCGGAATGACGCCGAAGGTTTTGCCGCCCGCCAATTGAGCTGAACGCGCCACGGCACCCATCAGCCCGATATCGCCTGCGCCATAGACCAGCCGCCAACCTTCACCTGCAAGTGCCGTTCCCAGGCGCGTGGCTGTCTCCATATAGGAGGGGCGTGCACCGGCGCGCGAGCCGCAGTAGACGCAGATGGAAGGCTGGCTGGGTGATGCGGTCATCGTGTTAAAGCTCCCGAGGGGCAAGAGAG is a window of Rhodobacteraceae bacterium LMO-JJ12 DNA encoding:
- a CDS encoding sarcosine oxidase subunit beta family protein, with protein sequence MRRYSAFAVAREAARFHSGWERAWRSPTPKKKYDVIIVGAGGHGLATAFYLGKNFGITNVAIIEKGWLGGGNTGRNTTIIRSNYLQDPSAAIYEKARSLYETMSQDLNYNVMFSPRGVLMLAQTEHEVRGYKRTAHANMLQGVVTEFVGPERVKEIVPIISIDGPRYPVLGALWQARGGTGRHDAVAWGYARACSDMGMDIIQQCEVTGVRREGHKVVGVDTTKGAIDCDKLAMVVAGHAGVLAEKAGFRLPLESVALQALVSEPIKPCMDVVVMANTVHGYMSQSDKGEMVIGGGTDGYNNYTQRGSFHHVEETVRALVETFPMISRLKMLRQWGGIVDVTGDRSPILSKAPVDGVFINCGWGTGGFKAIPGSGWGFAELIAKGQSPLCDAFGLNRFHEGRFIDESVAAGVAH
- a CDS encoding sarcosine oxidase subunit delta, whose product is MLILDCPCCGVTAEETEFHAGGEAHIKRFGPGSSDEDFHDYLFAKENPKGVHFERWRHVNGCGKWFHLARCTATLEVFGAYSAQTFEPPKELRDKISAKRPGWSWREFA
- a CDS encoding sarcosine oxidase subunit alpha family protein yields the protein MSTRLATGGRLIDRSKQVSFRFNGKQMVGYEGDTLAAALLANDQMMMGRSFKYHRPRGVVASGAEEPNALVNLGEGGRFEPNQRATTTEIFDGLTATSQNHWPSLEFDVGAINNAVARFLPAGFYYKTFMFPRFAWKHLYEPIVRHSAGLGRVPKERDVDTYEHYYAFFDVVVIGGGVAGLQAAKLAGRAGAKVLLMEQTAHWGGRAPVDGGKVDHAPVEKFVEGIVSELKTMPNVTLRNRMMGAGVYDHGYVLGYERLRDHCPEEAGPRHRLWRIRAGRIITATGAIERPLSFAGNDIPGVMLAGALRDYIVDYGISPGDRVVVVTNNDDAYRTAIAVKNAGLAVPVVIDARNNGGGALADMARDLGVRVECGKAISKVLGNKRVTGVAICSQAGEGAVEEEIACDVVAMSGGWSPVVHLWSHCGGKLRWDEQQANFRPDGDKPPLGADGAGFVLAAGAANGEMSLGAILADASQAGERAAAQTGHKSKRAATPQAERSDEAPMEPVWLMPHGAGPKLRAKAWLDYQNDVKVSDVQLAAREGYESVEHTKRYTTLGMATDQGKLSNVNGLATLAGALNAPIPAVGTTTFRPPYTPISFGAIAGEARAETFQPLRRTPMHDWHVEAGAHWEPVGQWRRPYCYPKTGESHGDAVSREINQTRSSLGLLDASTLGKLIVKGPDAGKFLDMLYTNMMSTLKPGKCRYGLMCSENGFLMDDGVVARLDEDTFLCHTTTGGAERIHGHMEEWLQTEWWDWQVYVANVTEQWAQIAVVGPNARKVLEKLSEDDLSAEALPFMTWKDVTLSRVKARAFRISFSGELSYEIAVPASHGRAIWDKLLAAGNEFGVTPYGTEALHVMRAEKGFIMIGDETDGTVIPQDLGLHWALSKKKDDYLGKRAQTRSHMADPDRWKLVGLETLDGAVLPDGAYAVGAGENLNGQRNVQGRVTSTYYSPTLDKGIAMGLVLHGPDRMGEVLSFPGTDGTTYEARIVDPVFYDKEGEKQNV
- a CDS encoding sarcosine oxidase subunit gamma, with translation MSEVVSALPGARFDGIALVEEAGPVGMITIRGRLSDKGFAKVLKKQCGLAVPGQRKVVQGGGKTLIWMSPDELLLVLPYDAADTEIAALNEALSGTHTLAVNVSDARAVFDVSGAQARDVLAKLFPVDLSTDAFGMGMIRRSRMAQVPAALWMEGADRFRVVCFRSVAQYAFDVLSVAAAPGSEVGLHA
- a CDS encoding superoxide dismutase, with translation MAFELPDLPYAHDALAADGMSAETMEYHHDLHHKAYVDNGNKLIEGTEWAGKSLEEIITGTYDKGAVAQSGIFNNISQLWNHNQFWEMMGPGASKMPGELDKAITESFGSVDEFKSQFAAAGAGQFGSGWCWLVKDTDGSLKVTKTENGVNPLCFGQTALLGCDVWEHSYYIDFRNKRPAYLDNFLNKLVNWENVASRL
- a CDS encoding host attachment family protein, which codes for MAILTKGTWVLIANSEKALFLRNDLDAQDPDLNVVRKDEQDNPSDREQSANRPGRKPDTGVNQFSAMDDTDWHELAKERFANDLAARLYEFAHKGAFDRIVLVAGPNVLGALRKELHKEVQDRVVAELDKDLTNHPLDKVEEMLKEELDPAL